A genomic window from Vitis riparia cultivar Riparia Gloire de Montpellier isolate 1030 chromosome 18, EGFV_Vit.rip_1.0, whole genome shotgun sequence includes:
- the LOC117906490 gene encoding disease resistance protein RUN1-like codes for MASTSTHRASSTSSNPRSYDVFLSFRGGDTRKNFTDHLYTTLVTHGIHTFRDDEELEKGGDIAADLSRAIEESRIFIVIFSKNYAYSRWCLNELLRIIECMTRKESMVVPIFYHVPPSDVRNQSGSFDDAFTLHEKDADQKKKEMVEKWRTALTKAANISGWHVENQYESEVIGQIIEKILQKLGPTHLYVGKNIVGMDYHLEQLKALINIELNDVCIIGIYGIGGIGKTTIAKAIYNEISCKFEGSSFLADVREQSKDNAGLLRLQNQLLDDTLAGTYKKKSSSIHEATHEIRDKLRLKRVLVILDDVDGRRQLDYLSGECEWFGSGSRIIITTRHKDLVAIDGANKSYEPRKLNDEEAIKLFSLYAFKQNVPRENYKNLCENAVKYAQGLPLALAVLGSTLSSKRGIRQWESELRKLEKEPNREIYNVLRTSFDGLSRVEGEIFLDIACFFKGKDRDFVSRILDDAEGEISNLCERCLITILDNKIYMHDLIQQMGWEVVREKCQNEPGEQSRLWDLDDVSSVLTRNAGTKAIEGLFMDMSAQQEIQFTTETFAKMNKLRLLKIHQDAKYDHIMEIDGDVHFPQVALPEDLKLPSFELRYLHWDEYSLKYLPPNFLPKNLIELNLRCSNIEQLWEGNKRLIKLKVINLNHSQHLIEFPSLSMMPNLEILTLEGCISLKRLPMDIDRLQHLQTLSCHDCSKLEYFPEIKYTMKNLKKLDLYGTAIEKLPSSSIEHLEGLEYLNLAHCKNLVTLPESLESLQCLEELYLGWLNCELPTLSGLSSLRVLHLNGSSITPRVIHSHEFLSLLEELSLSDCKVLERGALDHIFHLSSLKELDLSNCYLMEEGIPDDIYRLSSLQALDLSGTNIHKMPASIHHLSKLKFLGLGHCKQLQGSIKLPFSVRFLDGHDSFKSLLWQRWLWGFLFNCFKSEIQDVECRGGWHDIQFGQSGFFGKGISIVIPRMPHWISYQNVGNEIKIELPMDWYEDNDFLGFALCAVYVPLENTLGDAPTMSYGLRCHLSLCGDQSRFRDYLSFYSVCECYCSGESSDQVWMTCYPQIAIQEKYRSNKWRQFAALFVGYGTGSFKFIKCGVTLIYEQKSKLLGSVENVSVTCSKCQKNGELQEKLCLGETDINELLNIECLSGIQNLCLRNCKRLESLPSDIYKLKSLTTLSCSGCSKLQSFPEIMEDMKNLRELRLDGTALKELPSSIQHLQGLQYLDLENCKNLLNIPDNICNLRSLKTLIISGCSKLNKLPVNLGSLTQLQFLCAAHLHSTSCQLPSLSDLRSLRILNLDRSNLVHGAIRSDISILYSLEEVDLSYCNLAEGGIPSEICYLSSLQALYLKGNHFSSIPSGISQLSKLKILDLSHCEMLQQIPELPSSLRVLDAHGCIRLESLSSPQSLLLSSLFKCFKSEIQELECRMVLSSLLLQRFFYHGVNIVISESSGILEGTWHQGSQVTMELPWNWYENNNFLGFALCSAYSSLDNESEDGDGDGYPCTFKCCLTFWTSKSGWQCELPLKSRCTCYNDGGVSDQVWVMYYPKGAFRMNPVSVEHRSLSASFHGYIHGRAVKVKKCAVQFLFSQGSSVQDAHVIKGCSDYTQDDQEDDSHHKRLRTV; via the exons ATGGCTTCGACCAGCACCCATAGAGCCTCTTCTACTTCTTCTAATCCTCGTAGTTATGATGtgttcttgagttttagagggGGTGACACTCGTAAGAATTTCACTGATCATCTCTATACCACTTTGGTTACACATGGAATTCATACGTTTAGAGATGATGAAGAGCTTGAGAAAGGAGGAGATATTGCGGCTGATCTCTCAAGAGCTATAGAAGAATCAAGGattttcattgttattttctCAAAGAATTATGCCTACTCCAGATGGTGTTTGAATGAACTTCTAAGGATCATTGAGTGTATGACCCGAAAAGAATCAATGGTTGTACCAATTTTCTATCATGTGCCTCCATCAGATGTACGAAATCAATCGGGAAGTTTTGATGATGCATTCACCTTGCATGAAAAAGATGCAGATCAAAAGAAGAAGGAGATGGTAGAAAAGTGGAGGACTGCCTTGACGAAAGCAGCCAATATATCTGGATGGCACGTGGAAAACCA GTATGAGTCAGAGGTTATTGGACAAATCATTGagaaaatccttcaaaaattggGACCTACACATTTATATGTTGGCAAGAACATTGTTGGAATGGATTATCATTTGGAACAACTCAAAGCATTAATAAATATTGAGTTGAATGATGTTTGTATAattggaatttatggaattggtGGAATTGGCAAGACTACCATTGCCAAAGCAATTTACAATGAAATTTCATGTAAATTTGAGGGCAGTAGCTTTCTTGCAGATGTTCGAGAGCAGTCCAAAGATAATGCTGGTCTGCTTAGATTACAAAATCAACTTCTTGATGATACCTTAGCAggaacatataaaaaaaaaagtagtagCATTCATGAAGCAACCCATGAGATAAGGGACAAGCTTCGGTTGAAAAGAGTTCTTGTTATTCTTGATGATGTGGATGGGCGAAGGCAATTAgactacttatctggagaatgtgAATGGTTTGGTTCAGGAAGTAGAATTATCATAACAACTAGGCATAAAGATTTGGTAGCTATAGACGGAGCAAATAAATCATATGAGCCTAGAAAGTTAAATGATGAAGAAGCCATCAAGCTTTTCAGTTTATATGCCTTTAAACAAAATGTTCcaagagaaaattataaaaatctttGTGAGAATGCAGTAAAGTATGCCCAAGGCCTTCCCCTAGCACTTGCAGTTTTGGGTTCTACCTTATCTAGCAAGAGAGGAATACGCCAATGGGAAAGTGAATTGCGTAAATTGGAAAAAGAACCTAACAGGGAAATTTATAATGTACTTAGAACAAGTTTTGATGGATTAAGTCGTGTAGAAGGGGAAATATTCCTTGACAttgcttgtttttttaaaggaaaagataGAGATTTTGTTTCAAGAATATTGGATGATGCTGAAGGTGAAATAAGTAATCTTTGTGAAAGATGTCTTATAACCATTTTAGACAACAAGATATATATGCATGACTTAATACAACAAATGGGTTGGGAAGTTGTTCGCGAAAAGTGTCAAAACGAGCCCGGGGAACAGAGCAGGTTATGGGATCTTGATGATGTCTCTAGTGTATTAACTAGAAATGCG GGGACAAAGGCAATTGAAGGATTATTCATGGACATGTCTGCACAACAAGAAATTCAATTTACAACTGAAACCTTCGCAAAGATGAATAAACTTAGATTGCTCAAAATTCATCAAGATGCTAAATATGATCATATTATGGAAATTGATGGAGATGTGCATTTTCCTCAAGTGGCCCTTCCTGAAGACTTGAAATTGCCTTCTTTTGAGTTAAGGTATCTCCATTGGGAtgaatattctttaaaatactTGCCACCAAATTTTCTTCCGAAGAATCTTATTGAGCTCAACTTGCGGTGTAGCAACATAGAACAACTTTGGGAAGGAAATAAg CGTCTTATAAAGTTAAAGGTCATCAATCTTAATCATTCACAACATCTCATAGAGTTCCCAAGCCTCTCAATGATGCCAAATTTGGAGATACTAACCCTTGAAG GGTGCATAAGCCTTAAGCGTCTTCCAATGGACATTGATAGGTTGCAACACCTTCAGACTCTCTCTTGCCATGATTGTTCAAAACTAGAGTATTTCCCAGAGATCAAGTACACaatgaaaaatctcaaaaagCTTGATTTATATGGAACAGCAATAGAGAAGCTACCATCATCATCAATTGAACATTTGGAAGGGcttgaatatttgaatttggCACATTGCAAAAATCTTGTGACTCTTCCTGAGAGCCTAGAGAGCCTGCAATGCTTAGAGGAGCTTTATTTAGGTTGGCTGAATTGTGAATTGCCTACTTTGTCAGGTTTATCCTCCTTAAGAGTATTACATCTAAATGGCTCTTCTATAACTCCAAGAGTAATCCACAGCCATGAGTTCTTGTCCTTATTGGAGGAACTCAGTCTCAGTGATTGCAAAGTATTGGAAAGAGGGGCCCTGGatcatatttttcatctatCATCGTTGAAAGAATTAGATCTAAGTAACTGCTATCTAATGGAAGAAGGAATCCCGGATGATATTTATCGTCTATCATCATTGCAAGCATTAGATCTCAGTGGAACTAATATCCATAAAATGCCTGCTAGCATCCACCATCTTTCTAAGCTGAAATTCCTCGGGTTGGGTCACTGCAAGCAGCTTCAAGGAAGTATAAAGCTTCCATTCAGTGTACGATTTTTAGATGGCCATGATAGCTTCAAATCATTGTTGTGGCAGAGGTGGCTATGGGGTTTCCTATTCAATTGCTTTAAATCAGAAATTCAG GATGTTGAGTGTAGGGGTGGTTGGCATGACATACAATTTGGTCAATCTGGCTTTTTTGGCAAGGGAATTAGTATTGTAATTCCTAGAATGCCACATTGGATAAGTTATCAGAATGTAGGAAATGAGATAAAAATTGAGCTTCCTATGGACTGGTACGAGGACAATGACTTTTTGGGATTTGCTTTATGTGCCGTTTATGTTCCACTTGAGAACACCCTTGGGGATGCACCTACAATGTCTTATGGATTAAGATGTCATTTGAGTTTGTGTGGTGATCAATCCAGGTTCAGGGATTATCTCTCCTTTTATTCTGTCTGTGAATGCTATTGTAGTGGTGAATCAAGCGATCAAGTGTGGATGACCTGCTATCCTCAGATTGCCATTCAGGAGAAGTATCGCTCCAATAAGTGGAGGCAGTTCGCAGCTTTATTTGTTGGCTATGGCACTGGATCCTTTAAATTCATAAAGTGTGGGGTCACACTTATATATGAACAGAAGAGCAAGCTTCTTGGATCAGTTGAGAATGTATCTGTTACTTGCTCAAAGTGTCAAAAGAATGGGGAGCTTCAAGAGAAGCTGTGTTTAGGGGAAACTGATATCAATGAACTACTCAATATTGAGTGCCTCTCCGGAATTCAAAACTTATGTTTGCGGAACTGCAAAAGGCTTGAGAGTCTTCCAAGTGACATTTATAAGTTGAAATCCCTTACAACTCTTTCTTGCTCTGGCTGTTCAAAACTGCAAAGTTTTCCAGAaattatggaagatatgaaaaatttaagagaGCTTCGTTTGGATGGAACTGCTTTAAAAGAACTACCATCATCAATTCAACATCTACAAGGGCTTCAATATTTGGATCTGGAAAACTGCAAAAACCTTCTGAATATTCCAGACAACATTTGTAACTTGAGATCTCTCAAAACTCTCATTATCTCTGGTTGTTCAAAACTCAACAAACTACCCGTGAACTTAGGGAGCCTTACACAGCTACAGTTTCTTTGTGCTGCACATTTACATTCAACGAGTTGTCAATTGCCTTCTTTGTCAGACCTTCGCTCCTTAAGAATATTAAATCTAGATCGGTCAAATTTAGTGCATGGAGCAATTCGGAGTGATATTTCCATCTTATACTCATTGGAAGAAGTAGATCTAAGCTACTGCAATCTAGCTGAAGGAGGAATCCCCAGTGAAATTTGCTACCTATCATCACTGCAAGCATTATATCTGAAAGGGAACCATTTTAGTAGCATACCTTCTGGGATCAGTCAGCTTTCTAAGCTGAAAATCCTTGACTTGAGCCACTGTGAGATGCTTCAACAAATTCCAGAGCTTCCATCAAGTTTGCGAGTTTTGGATGCCCATGGATGCATTCGGCTGGAAAGTTTATCAAGTCCACAGAGTCTACTTTTGTCTTCTCTATTCAAATGCTTCAAATCAGAAATTCAg GAGTTGGAATGCAGGATGGTTTTGTCTAGCCTCCTTCTGCAAAGATTTTTCTATCATGGAGTGAATATTGTAATTTCTGAAAGTAGTGGAATCCTGGAGGGGACATGGCATCAGGGATCTCAAGTAACAATGGAGCTTCCCTGGAATTGGTATGAAAATAACAACTTCTTGGGATTTGCTTTATGCTCTGCTTATTCTTCACTTGATAATGAATCCGAGGATGGAGATGGGGATGGATATCCTTGTACTTTCAAATGTTGTTTGACTTTCTGGACTAGTAAATCTGGATGGCAGTGTGAGCTCCCATTAAAATCCAGATGTACATGCTACAATGATGGTGGTGTATCAGATCAAGTATGGGTGATGTATTATCCCAAGGGTGCTTTTAGAATGAATCCTGTCTCAGTTGAACATAGGTCCTTGAGTGCTTCATTTCATGGTTATATTCATGGTAGAGCAGTCAAGGTGAAAAAATGTGCAGTGCAATTTCTATTCAGCCAAGGATCATCGGTACAAGATGCTCATGTTATCAAGGGATGCAGTGATTACACACAAGATGACCAAGAAGATGACTCACACCATAAAAGATTAAGAACAGTCTAA